One Methanolinea sp. DNA window includes the following coding sequences:
- the dapA gene encoding 4-hydroxy-tetrahydrodipicolinate synthase, with the protein MFEGVIPAIVTPFLRNSTLDVDFEGLRSNIEFLLENGVHGIVPCGSTGESATLTFEEHERVIEVAIEVAGGKVPVIAGTGSNNTAEAIRLTRAAKDMGADAALVISPYYNKPNRSGLVKHYTALADLDIPIIMYNVPGRTGQNLPPDLVAELARHPNIVGIKEASGDIGQISRIIEETLDEDFVVISGDDNITLPILALGGAGVISVAANVEPARMVAMFDAFCEGDMEEALDLHYALSPLFRAMFIDTNPIPVKKAMELRGMAGGPPRLPLDELDPEKTKKLAEVLAKYD; encoded by the coding sequence ATGTTCGAGGGAGTCATTCCGGCAATCGTCACCCCTTTTCTGCGAAATTCAACCCTTGATGTCGATTTCGAGGGACTCCGGTCAAACATCGAGTTCCTCCTCGAGAATGGCGTCCACGGGATCGTGCCCTGCGGTTCCACAGGGGAGTCGGCCACCCTGACGTTCGAGGAGCACGAGAGGGTGATCGAGGTTGCCATAGAGGTTGCAGGGGGGAAGGTCCCGGTCATCGCCGGGACGGGGTCCAACAACACCGCCGAGGCGATCAGGCTCACGAGGGCCGCAAAGGACATGGGTGCAGACGCCGCGCTCGTCATCAGTCCCTACTACAACAAGCCGAACAGGTCGGGTCTCGTCAAGCACTACACGGCCCTCGCCGACCTCGATATCCCCATCATCATGTACAACGTTCCCGGGAGGACGGGGCAGAACCTCCCGCCCGACCTCGTCGCGGAGCTCGCGCGGCACCCCAACATCGTCGGGATAAAGGAGGCGAGCGGGGACATAGGGCAGATCTCGAGGATAATCGAGGAGACACTGGACGAGGATTTCGTCGTCATCTCGGGCGACGACAACATCACGCTCCCCATCCTCGCACTCGGGGGGGCGGGAGTCATCTCCGTGGCCGCAAACGTGGAACCCGCCCGCATGGTCGCGATGTTCGACGCGTTCTGCGAGGGAGACATGGAGGAGGCCCTCGACCTGCACTATGCCCTCTCCCCCCTGTTCCGGGCGATGTTCATCGACACGAACCCGATCCCCGTGAAGAAAGCGATGGAGCTGCGCGGGATGGCGGGCGGGCCCCCGCGCCTCCCCCTCGACGAGCTCGACCCGGAAAAGACGAAGAAGCTCGCGGAGGTCCTCGCGAAATATGACTAA
- a CDS encoding 30S ribosomal protein S17e, translating into MGIKPTYIKAIGTELLTYHGNRFTNNFDENKHIVAEVTNIESKRVRNRVAGYITRKINTQRR; encoded by the coding sequence CCACGTACATCAAGGCCATCGGGACGGAACTCCTGACATACCACGGCAACCGGTTCACGAATAATTTCGACGAGAACAAGCACATCGTTGCAGAAGTGACAAATATCGAGAGCAAAAGGGTGAGAAACCGGGTCGCCGGCTACATCACCAGAAAGATAAATACACAGAGACGGTGA